A single Candidatus Cloacimonadota bacterium DNA region contains:
- a CDS encoding putative sugar nucleotidyl transferase: MQVIIFDDKRFNNFFPISHTRSVGDLRCGILKLRQRLQFVFDSDDSMVIIEPRLYALYRERHPDWQINVCPDGQKLYLNSRIKLDYEAITEIKNLSPETALIQGDDIVACMSSTSFGFGDPIPEGLSTTAAQTLLYNYISDLVHDNARLIEWDFQNVFYEAENYFETEPGVTVLNPYNIWVAEEVTLAPNVVLDASSGPIVLDTGAKVMASSVITGPAYIGKKSLVKIGAKIYGGVSIGPLCKVGGEIEGSVFQAYSNKQHDGFLGHAYIGEWVNLGADTNNSDLKNTYKNVKTYIYPERRQIDSGNRFMGCILGDHVKTGINCSMNTGLVVGTGSNIYGSKLFSSFVADYSWGEADNLCEYRFPDFIQTASIVKSRRGLGMTKAEMELLKTLMENKCKTI, from the coding sequence ATGCAAGTAATAATATTTGATGATAAACGCTTCAACAACTTCTTCCCCATCAGCCACACCCGTAGCGTGGGTGATTTGCGCTGTGGAATACTGAAACTGAGACAACGGCTTCAGTTCGTATTTGATTCCGATGATAGCATGGTAATCATTGAACCACGTTTGTATGCTCTTTATCGGGAACGTCATCCGGATTGGCAGATCAATGTGTGTCCTGATGGGCAGAAGCTATATCTGAATAGTCGTATCAAACTGGACTATGAGGCCATAACTGAGATCAAAAATCTATCTCCAGAAACCGCTCTAATACAGGGTGACGACATTGTAGCCTGTATGAGTTCTACTTCGTTTGGTTTTGGAGATCCGATCCCCGAAGGTCTAAGCACTACTGCTGCACAAACATTGCTATACAACTACATCTCAGATTTGGTGCATGATAATGCGCGGCTGATTGAGTGGGACTTTCAGAATGTCTTTTATGAGGCGGAAAACTACTTTGAGACCGAACCGGGAGTAACTGTATTGAATCCCTACAACATCTGGGTAGCAGAAGAAGTGACTCTGGCTCCAAACGTGGTTTTGGACGCTTCTTCCGGACCTATCGTATTGGATACTGGCGCTAAAGTAATGGCAAGCAGCGTTATCACCGGTCCTGCTTATATAGGCAAGAAAAGCTTGGTAAAGATCGGCGCAAAAATTTACGGAGGCGTTTCCATAGGCCCGCTCTGTAAAGTTGGTGGTGAGATCGAAGGAAGTGTCTTTCAAGCTTATTCTAACAAGCAGCACGATGGATTTTTGGGGCACGCATACATAGGCGAGTGGGTAAATCTGGGCGCAGACACCAATAACAGTGACCTGAAAAACACCTACAAGAACGTTAAGACATACATTTATCCGGAAAGAAGACAGATCGATAGCGGTAACCGTTTTATGGGTTGCATATTGGGAGATCACGTGAAAACAGGTATCAATTGTAGCATGAATACCGGTTTGGTGGTTGGGACAGGTTCAAACATCTATGGAAGCAAGCTGTTTAGCTCTTTCGTAGCGGATTACTCTTGGGGAGAGGCGGATAACCTGTGTGAGTATAGATTCCCAGATTTTATCCAAACCGCTTCAATTGTCAAATCCAGGCGCGGACTTGGTATGACCAAGGCAGAGATGGAACTGCTCAAAACACTAATGGAGAATAAATGCAAGACTATATAG
- a CDS encoding FAD-dependent thymidylate synthase, translating to MKLIIAGYNIDAGLIAELKAKNATPEVISAAYARISRSNKRVDTLRKEALSAVEKARSSNENIIYEMGHASIAEHAVFNLDLIDVSRLLTESVQRSRLASFTEKSQRYVTFSKDYLIPKELSRRTALKQQYCDLMDRLFTEYETSYNALNEYYIIHKADMKPKDRECLAKEDARYILPLATKTQMGITINARSLEQLLRRLATIPLKEALELKELIIKEVKPICPSLIRHTESDGYLGKVDVNKVGFSGFLQQELPWLAAIDLENKARLISAPKNADDQILAALIYPESELSWQDNLELVSRLPRLSKEQLWQQVFTGMKSWHKVPRAFEAADFEFELFISESCWAQFKRHRQCTILKKKVYSGNFLIPEAIKMIGREDQWNSMIKECISFSDMIPEAIEAVQDYLKLNGSICKVYVKMNCRELYHFIRLRSDEHAQWEIREVSEAICKIVKKHAPNSSRMLCGKSCFK from the coding sequence ATGAAACTGATTATTGCAGGATACAACATCGATGCAGGACTGATCGCAGAGCTGAAGGCAAAAAATGCCACTCCTGAAGTAATCTCCGCTGCTTATGCCCGCATTTCGCGTAGCAACAAGCGCGTGGATACTTTACGTAAGGAAGCTCTGAGCGCAGTGGAAAAAGCCCGTAGCTCAAACGAGAATATTATCTACGAAATGGGGCATGCCTCCATTGCAGAGCATGCTGTGTTCAACTTGGATCTGATTGATGTCTCACGTTTACTCACCGAGAGTGTTCAGCGCAGTCGATTGGCTTCATTCACAGAGAAGTCGCAGCGTTACGTGACCTTTAGCAAGGACTACCTGATTCCCAAGGAACTTAGCCGCAGAACTGCTCTTAAGCAACAGTACTGCGACTTGATGGACCGTCTGTTTACAGAGTATGAAACCAGCTATAATGCCTTGAATGAGTATTATATAATCCACAAAGCCGATATGAAACCAAAGGACAGGGAATGCCTGGCCAAAGAAGACGCCCGCTACATACTCCCCCTTGCCACAAAGACTCAAATGGGCATCACCATTAATGCCCGCAGTTTGGAACAGCTTTTACGCAGATTAGCGACCATCCCGCTAAAGGAAGCCTTGGAACTTAAAGAGCTGATCATCAAAGAAGTAAAACCTATCTGCCCCTCTTTGATTCGTCACACAGAATCTGATGGATACTTAGGGAAGGTAGACGTAAATAAAGTAGGATTCAGCGGATTCTTACAACAGGAATTACCTTGGCTAGCAGCGATAGATCTGGAAAACAAAGCCAGATTAATCTCCGCTCCGAAAAACGCTGATGACCAGATCCTTGCTGCTCTTATTTATCCTGAAAGCGAACTCTCTTGGCAAGACAACCTGGAGCTAGTCTCCCGCTTACCGAGATTGTCTAAAGAACAGCTATGGCAACAGGTATTTACCGGTATGAAGAGCTGGCACAAGGTACCCCGCGCCTTTGAAGCAGCAGATTTTGAGTTTGAGCTCTTTATCAGCGAATCCTGCTGGGCTCAATTCAAGAGACACCGTCAATGCACAATCCTGAAGAAGAAGGTCTATTCTGGCAATTTCCTGATTCCGGAAGCCATCAAAATGATTGGTAGAGAAGATCAGTGGAATAGCATGATCAAGGAATGTATCAGCTTTTCGGACATGATCCCAGAAGCCATTGAAGCAGTTCAAGACTATTTAAAACTAAATGGCTCCATTTGCAAGGTATATGTGAAGATGAACTGCAGAGAGTTGTACCATTTTATTCGCCTACGCAGCGATGAACACGCACAATGGGAGATTCGCGAGGTCTCGGAAGCTATCTGCAAAATTGTGAAAAAGCATGCTCCGAATTCGTCCCGTATGCTTTGTGGTAAAAGCTGTTTCAAGTAA
- the deoC gene encoding deoxyribose-phosphate aldolase, with protein sequence MKSIEQITRDFFPGEDLARCGGAHKICLHCAKCRADEPDEIFDTKQELASVIDATVLKADTTKEDITQLCAMANEYKTASVCINSYFIPQASKILLPPVKTCTVINFPLGAGSRKAVKKEAKAVIEAGVQELDMVQNIAAIKSKDWDMALETIKAVAIQCLEEKVLLKVILETCYLSREEIIISCLFSKKAGAKFVKTSTGFGTAGAKAEDIALMREVVGQKFGVKASGGIRNPETAKLMLESGANRIGASSVTALL encoded by the coding sequence ATGAAGAGCATTGAACAAATTACCAGAGACTTTTTCCCAGGCGAGGACTTGGCCCGTTGTGGCGGAGCTCATAAGATTTGCCTGCATTGCGCAAAGTGCCGGGCCGACGAGCCGGACGAAATATTCGACACCAAGCAAGAGCTAGCAAGTGTGATAGATGCCACAGTTCTGAAAGCTGATACCACAAAAGAGGATATAACCCAGCTTTGCGCTATGGCAAATGAGTATAAAACCGCTTCTGTCTGCATCAATTCATATTTCATTCCCCAAGCCAGTAAAATCCTGTTACCCCCAGTAAAGACTTGCACAGTAATCAACTTTCCCTTGGGAGCTGGGAGCCGTAAAGCAGTGAAAAAAGAAGCAAAAGCAGTAATCGAAGCCGGAGTGCAAGAGCTGGATATGGTACAAAACATCGCCGCAATCAAAAGTAAAGACTGGGATATGGCACTCGAGACAATAAAAGCTGTAGCCATCCAATGCCTTGAAGAGAAAGTACTGCTGAAAGTGATCCTGGAAACCTGCTATCTAAGTCGCGAAGAGATCATTATCAGCTGTCTCTTCAGTAAAAAGGCCGGTGCAAAGTTTGTGAAGACCAGCACTGGCTTTGGTACTGCTGGAGCCAAGGCTGAAGACATCGCTCTGATGCGGGAAGTAGTGGGACAGAAATTTGGCGTAAAAGCAAGCGGAGGTATCCGCAATCCTGAAACTGCAAAACTGATGCTGGAAAGCGGTGCAAACCGCATTGGTGCTAGCAGTGTAACAGCCCTATTGTAG
- a CDS encoding type III pantothenate kinase, with protein sequence MNNEKGPILVVDIGNSSIVCAVFEDNELLARYRMPSTIHAGTQEYFSRIGQIMPEYPLALFKYIALGSVVPYLTSVWDDMLSRHSNAMIYPINGLSPIGLRYLNKDRSTVGADLVANAFAAWKKYRSSTLIVDLGTATTIQLVTADALYAGVAIAPGMKTAASQLFSKAAQLNEINLVAPKNIVGYDTEEAMRSGIVLGHALMIRAFIDEIRHNYPQYAPYKVILTGGLASSIAALCPADYILDSDLTLWGFYWALISLISESA encoded by the coding sequence ATGAACAATGAGAAAGGTCCTATCCTAGTAGTGGATATCGGAAATTCCAGTATAGTGTGCGCAGTGTTTGAAGATAATGAGTTACTTGCTCGTTATCGTATGCCCAGCACCATTCATGCCGGTACTCAGGAATATTTCAGCCGCATCGGGCAGATTATGCCTGAATATCCTCTTGCACTTTTCAAATACATCGCATTAGGCAGCGTAGTTCCCTATCTTACAAGTGTTTGGGATGATATGTTATCCAGACACAGCAACGCCATGATCTATCCTATCAATGGGCTTTCTCCCATTGGATTGAGATATCTAAATAAAGACAGATCTACTGTAGGTGCTGATCTGGTTGCCAATGCTTTTGCAGCCTGGAAAAAGTACAGGAGTTCTACTCTGATAGTAGATTTGGGCACCGCTACAACCATCCAACTGGTCACTGCCGATGCGCTATATGCCGGAGTAGCTATCGCTCCTGGGATGAAAACAGCCGCAAGCCAGCTCTTCTCGAAGGCCGCTCAATTAAATGAAATCAACCTCGTTGCCCCAAAAAACATCGTCGGATACGACACTGAGGAAGCTATGCGCTCCGGAATCGTTCTGGGCCATGCTCTTATGATAAGAGCTTTTATCGACGAGATCAGACACAATTATCCCCAATACGCACCTTATAAAGTTATCCTCACAGGCGGTCTGGCATCCAGTATAGCTGCTTTGTGCCCCGCTGACTACATCCTAGATAGCGACCTGACTCTCTGGGGCTTTTATTGGGCACTAATTAGCCTGATCTCCGAATCCGCATGA
- the ricT gene encoding regulatory iron-sulfur-containing complex subunit RicT, which yields MQDYIEVEFRSGRMGYYQNPEQLPINPEDLIIVEVERGEDIAQIVHMAVPREEKEIPDSNGRIYKIRRCATEEDFEKLRSIGYEEEKASRTFNDLLLRYPFEMKLIETVFQFDGNKLTFFFTADGRIDFRVFVRELATIFKTRIELHQTTGRDEAKRLGGFGMCGHQYCCSSFLKRFNQVTIKMAKDQNLAGNLSKISGPCGRLLCCLNFEEDFYVEEGKGFPIIGTCVQYADSRAMVYRIDVLAQKIYLSTEDQIIVEMNPDEYSRLRVISIPDLETCQ from the coding sequence ATGCAAGACTATATAGAAGTTGAATTTCGCTCCGGACGCATGGGGTATTACCAGAATCCCGAACAGCTGCCCATAAACCCTGAAGACTTGATAATCGTCGAAGTAGAGCGGGGCGAAGATATCGCTCAGATAGTGCACATGGCCGTTCCCCGTGAAGAAAAAGAAATCCCGGACAGTAATGGCAGGATATATAAAATTCGCCGCTGCGCCACAGAAGAGGACTTTGAAAAGCTACGCAGTATCGGCTATGAAGAGGAAAAAGCCTCTCGTACCTTCAATGACCTGCTTTTGCGATACCCTTTTGAAATGAAACTTATCGAAACAGTATTCCAATTTGACGGTAATAAACTCACATTCTTCTTCACTGCAGATGGCAGAATCGATTTTAGGGTATTTGTGCGCGAATTGGCTACAATCTTTAAAACCCGCATAGAACTGCATCAGACAACCGGGCGCGACGAAGCAAAACGTTTGGGCGGCTTTGGCATGTGTGGACACCAATACTGCTGTTCCAGCTTTCTGAAGCGCTTCAATCAGGTTACTATAAAGATGGCTAAAGATCAAAACCTGGCTGGTAACCTCTCCAAGATCTCCGGACCATGTGGCAGATTGCTCTGCTGCCTGAATTTCGAAGAAGATTTTTATGTGGAGGAAGGCAAGGGTTTTCCCATCATCGGAACTTGTGTTCAATATGCCGATAGCCGAGCTATGGTGTATCGGATTGATGTATTGGCACAAAAGATTTACCTGAGTACAGAAGACCAAATTATAGTTGAAATGAATCCGGATGAATACTCCAGACTCCGAGTAATCAGCATTCCAGACTTGGAAACATGCCAGTAA
- a CDS encoding M55 family metallopeptidase, producing MKIYISVDMEGIPGTFNWEQEKIDRSSVRKCMMDHVEIVIDEILQSHVAKDLQEICIADSHSNGDNLFYQITARDERINLISGSPRPEYMMPGFDGKFNLVFLLGYHAGTGAMKANMDHTYSNSRVQHIWINDRPMNEALINAAYAGYHGVPVALVSGDKALEDELKPILPDINYVCTKEGLAKFAAKNYSLARVNRELRDAVRSSLAFTNLQVYCFDAPIRLKIEFYSTAMADVVALMPGTKRINGKTIVYEHDDYAVLFNALMALITLAYATGI from the coding sequence ATGAAGATATACATATCAGTGGACATGGAAGGAATACCCGGAACCTTTAACTGGGAACAAGAAAAGATCGATCGCAGCAGTGTGCGAAAATGCATGATGGATCATGTGGAAATCGTTATCGACGAAATTTTGCAAAGTCACGTCGCAAAAGATCTTCAAGAAATCTGCATTGCGGATTCGCACAGCAATGGCGACAATCTGTTTTACCAGATTACTGCCCGCGATGAGAGGATCAATCTCATCTCAGGTTCTCCCCGTCCGGAGTATATGATGCCGGGATTTGACGGCAAATTCAATCTGGTGTTCTTATTGGGTTATCATGCCGGTACAGGGGCTATGAAAGCCAATATGGATCACACATATTCCAATAGCCGCGTCCAACATATCTGGATCAACGACAGGCCCATGAATGAAGCTCTTATAAACGCTGCTTATGCTGGATATCACGGGGTTCCGGTAGCCCTGGTATCCGGGGACAAGGCATTGGAAGACGAGCTAAAACCCATCCTGCCCGACATTAACTATGTATGCACAAAAGAGGGGCTGGCCAAGTTTGCAGCCAAAAACTACTCTTTGGCGCGGGTAAACCGGGAACTGCGAGATGCAGTACGTTCATCACTTGCCTTTACAAATCTTCAGGTCTATTGCTTTGATGCTCCCATCAGACTAAAGATCGAATTTTATTCCACTGCCATGGCGGATGTGGTGGCGCTGATGCCCGGAACCAAGCGAATAAACGGCAAGACCATCGTTTATGAACACGATGACTATGCCGTATTATTCAATGCCCTGATGGCTTTGATCACCTTGGCCTACGCCACTGGAATATAG
- a CDS encoding ABC-F family ATP-binding cassette domain-containing protein encodes MANEVILTAENIHVAFGDKVVIEDASFGIHAEDKLGILGVNGCGKSTLLKVVAGIIQANRGNITTRKDLKIAYLEQNAPIDLECTVLEHVLPKQKDIQKEEHHYKAILSRLGMELYDTKMGILSGGQRRKADLAKALAQEPDLLLLDEPTNHLDLDSIEWLQNTLISSKIALIFVTHDRYFLDTVCNQILNIENKQFFFYEGNYSAYLKGKILRDQDSKCKETRRQAQLSKELAWLARGAKARATKPKNHVERVKELLSKSYLISNKELDISFQTDRLGKTILELHKLSKSYDGNTLFEDLDHHFQPLERIGILGPNGCGKTTLLRLITGEEKPDIGSIKVGMNTHFAYYKQEEEDLNLMMSVYDYIAQYAESIRTADGSKVSATEMLNRFLFDGKMQQQRLSSLSGGERKRLQLLKSLLFGANFIILDEPTNDLDIPSLEILEDYLDAFKGCLLIVSHDRYFLDRTVDYLIIFENGKLRKFAGNYSDYLLVKRYQEEETEDCEKPKIWKPKRENKGLSYKEQREYERIESEIEKIEAELLRIEEELGKSGLKHDEYAIIAKEIDDYNTKHEIAFSRWVYLSDKINTVTD; translated from the coding sequence ATGGCAAACGAAGTAATCCTTACTGCAGAGAACATCCATGTCGCTTTCGGTGACAAAGTTGTCATCGAGGATGCATCCTTTGGCATTCACGCTGAAGACAAACTGGGCATACTAGGTGTAAATGGATGTGGTAAAAGCACTCTCCTGAAAGTAGTGGCCGGCATTATCCAAGCCAACCGCGGTAACATTACGACTCGTAAAGATCTCAAAATCGCCTATCTGGAACAAAATGCTCCGATTGATCTTGAGTGCACAGTATTGGAACATGTGTTACCTAAACAAAAGGATATCCAGAAAGAAGAACATCACTACAAGGCAATCCTCAGTCGCTTGGGTATGGAGCTTTATGACACCAAAATGGGCATTCTCTCTGGAGGCCAACGCCGCAAAGCCGACCTAGCCAAGGCCTTGGCGCAAGAACCAGACCTGCTTCTGCTGGACGAACCTACAAACCATCTTGATCTGGACAGCATCGAATGGTTGCAAAACACCTTAATCTCCAGTAAAATAGCGCTGATATTCGTTACCCACGATCGTTATTTTCTGGATACCGTATGTAATCAGATCCTGAACATAGAAAATAAACAGTTTTTCTTTTATGAAGGGAACTACAGTGCTTATCTGAAGGGCAAAATCTTGCGGGATCAAGATAGCAAATGCAAGGAAACCCGCCGCCAAGCGCAGCTCTCCAAGGAATTGGCATGGCTAGCCAGAGGTGCAAAAGCAAGAGCCACAAAGCCCAAAAACCATGTGGAACGGGTGAAAGAACTATTAAGCAAGAGCTACCTGATTTCAAATAAAGAGCTCGATATCTCTTTCCAAACCGATCGTTTAGGAAAGACCATCCTGGAACTGCATAAGCTTAGCAAATCATACGATGGTAACACATTGTTCGAAGACCTCGATCATCACTTTCAGCCCTTGGAACGCATCGGAATATTGGGTCCGAATGGATGTGGAAAAACCACGCTTCTACGCTTGATTACCGGTGAAGAGAAGCCCGATATCGGCAGCATCAAAGTTGGTATGAACACTCATTTTGCTTATTATAAGCAGGAAGAAGAAGACCTGAACTTAATGATGAGTGTTTACGACTACATAGCTCAATATGCCGAAAGTATCCGTACAGCCGATGGAAGCAAGGTCTCTGCTACAGAGATGCTCAATCGCTTCCTCTTCGACGGCAAGATGCAACAACAGCGACTCTCTTCACTTTCCGGAGGAGAACGCAAACGTCTACAACTGTTAAAATCGCTGTTGTTCGGCGCAAATTTCATCATTTTGGACGAACCCACAAACGACCTGGACATCCCCAGTCTGGAGATTTTAGAGGATTATCTGGATGCCTTCAAAGGATGCCTGTTAATTGTATCCCACGATCGCTATTTCCTGGATCGGACAGTGGACTATTTGATAATCTTCGAGAATGGCAAGCTCCGAAAGTTTGCCGGTAACTATTCCGATTATCTATTGGTAAAACGCTATCAGGAAGAAGAAACTGAAGATTGTGAAAAGCCAAAAATCTGGAAACCGAAACGAGAAAACAAAGGATTGTCTTACAAGGAACAGAGAGAGTACGAAAGAATTGAATCTGAGATCGAGAAAATCGAAGCCGAGCTGTTGCGGATCGAGGAAGAACTAGGGAAAAGCGGCCTCAAGCACGATGAATATGCCATCATCGCCAAAGAGATAGATGACTACAACACAAAACACGAGATTGCTTTCAGCCGCTGGGTTTATCTTAGTGACAAAATAAATACAGTTACAGATTAA
- a CDS encoding pseudouridine-5'-phosphate glycosidase: MTPAKVYPLPLKISAPVRLALAENKAIVALESTVITHGLPYPQNLETLSMLEYCALENGATPATICALDGVFHIGLDAEDIKLLTYKFMQPEALHKLTSRDISMAAARKYSGGTTVSATMYLAHLVGIDVFATGGIGGVHRGWQNTMDISLDIKALASIPMIVVCAGCKAILDIPATLEMLESSGVPVYGWQTEEFPSFYSRQSGQTVDRLDSLSELATAYRYHQDLPLVSSGMLIANPIPKESEIAREEIEPYIQQAISDAKGLSGKALTPYLLAILAEITENKSVSANLVLLKNNVVLAAHIAAEL, from the coding sequence ATGACACCGGCAAAAGTCTATCCACTTCCCCTCAAGATATCTGCCCCCGTAAGACTAGCGCTTGCAGAGAATAAAGCAATAGTAGCACTGGAATCCACTGTAATCACACACGGTCTGCCTTATCCTCAGAACCTGGAGACTCTTTCCATGTTGGAATACTGTGCGCTTGAAAATGGTGCAACTCCTGCCACAATCTGCGCTTTGGATGGTGTGTTTCACATAGGCTTGGATGCAGAAGACATCAAGTTGTTGACCTATAAATTTATGCAACCGGAAGCTTTACACAAGCTTACCTCAAGGGATATCTCTATGGCAGCAGCCCGCAAATACAGTGGCGGGACTACAGTATCCGCTACGATGTATTTGGCACATCTGGTGGGCATTGATGTGTTTGCCACCGGTGGAATCGGTGGAGTGCATCGCGGATGGCAAAACACGATGGATATCTCTCTGGACATCAAGGCATTGGCGAGTATCCCCATGATCGTAGTATGCGCTGGCTGCAAGGCTATCCTAGACATCCCTGCGACCTTGGAGATGCTGGAAAGCTCAGGTGTTCCAGTATATGGATGGCAAACAGAGGAATTCCCCAGTTTCTACAGTCGTCAAAGCGGGCAAACAGTTGATCGTTTGGACTCGCTTAGCGAACTGGCTACAGCTTATCGTTATCATCAGGATTTGCCGCTTGTCTCCTCTGGAATGTTGATAGCCAATCCCATTCCAAAAGAATCGGAAATAGCCCGAGAAGAGATCGAGCCTTATATCCAGCAAGCAATCTCCGATGCCAAAGGCTTATCCGGCAAGGCATTAACCCCATATCTGCTGGCCATTTTAGCAGAAATAACCGAGAATAAATCTGTAAGTGCAAACCTGGTGCTACTGAAGAACAATGTAGTTCTAGCAGCCCATATTGCAGCGGAGTTGTGA
- the rlmN gene encoding 23S rRNA (adenine(2503)-C(2))-methyltransferase RlmN yields MPVNIFAQKPETIQASLIGKFPDYRYKQFADWFYKKMVFDPREATNLPKDFVEYLMNHFSWHLPEIDCSLTAEDQTTKYRLRLEDGSLVEMVLIPSANKRTLCVSSQVGCARACSFCATGTLGLKRSLHTHEIVGQIMLATSLSTEPRLSNLVFMGMGEPLDNLDSVLESLMIIQSPQGLAFSPRRTTVSTSGIPQGIIRLADSGVKTKLAVSLNSAIDEKRERLMPVNRLFPLSELKEALRYYLNKSSFRVTFEYIMIPEVNMGDEDITALKRFAGDLSCKINFIPYNTVPNLPFRSPSEIEIDTFLAKAQSLNQAVTLRRSRGAEVCGACGQLAGLKGDNNT; encoded by the coding sequence ATGCCAGTAAATATCTTTGCACAGAAACCGGAAACTATACAAGCATCCCTGATAGGTAAGTTTCCAGACTATCGATACAAACAATTTGCAGATTGGTTTTACAAAAAGATGGTCTTTGACCCCCGGGAAGCTACAAACCTTCCCAAAGACTTTGTGGAATACCTTATGAATCATTTTAGCTGGCATCTCCCGGAGATCGATTGTAGCCTTACAGCTGAAGATCAGACCACCAAATACCGCCTTAGGCTGGAGGATGGCTCCTTGGTCGAGATGGTATTGATCCCATCAGCAAACAAGCGTACCCTCTGTGTTTCCTCGCAAGTGGGATGTGCCCGGGCATGCAGCTTTTGCGCCACTGGTACTCTGGGGTTGAAGCGTAGTCTGCATACTCATGAGATTGTGGGGCAGATTATGCTGGCTACAAGTTTATCTACTGAACCTCGCTTGAGTAATCTGGTCTTTATGGGCATGGGTGAACCCCTCGACAATCTGGATTCGGTATTGGAGAGTTTGATGATTATTCAATCTCCGCAAGGACTAGCCTTTAGCCCGCGGCGAACCACAGTGTCCACCAGCGGCATTCCCCAAGGTATCATTCGCCTTGCAGATAGCGGAGTAAAGACAAAACTGGCTGTCTCGCTGAACTCTGCCATAGATGAAAAACGGGAACGTTTAATGCCGGTAAACCGACTTTTCCCGCTTTCAGAACTCAAAGAAGCACTACGGTACTACCTCAATAAAAGCAGTTTCCGTGTAACTTTTGAATATATAATGATCCCGGAAGTGAATATGGGCGATGAAGATATCACGGCATTGAAACGCTTTGCAGGAGACTTGTCTTGCAAAATCAACTTCATCCCCTACAATACTGTTCCCAATTTGCCTTTTCGCAGTCCCAGCGAGATTGAGATAGACACCTTTCTGGCCAAGGCTCAGAGCCTCAATCAGGCTGTAACTCTGCGTCGCAGCCGTGGAGCAGAAGTATGCGGGGCATGCGGACAATTGGCAGGACTTAAAGGAGATAACAACACATGA